In Bombyx mori chromosome 11, ASM3026992v2, one genomic interval encodes:
- the LOC119629097 gene encoding uncharacterized protein LOC119629097: MSAYYSTLKRGLKWFRKVGMEYLFGMALVNAWIIYNMKNEKKVSKKEFTEALIQSITGKNLCPDRNQVTPTADHILEMSGKRRNCVGCYEKLRETMKSSEVKRKVKKIKTYCRMCKQNLCAKCFKDSH; encoded by the exons ATGTCTGCATATTATTCTACATTAAAAAGAGGGCTCAAATGGTTCAGAAAAGTGGGTATGGAATATTTGTTTGGCATGGCGTTGGTAAACGCTTGGATTATATACAACATGAAAAATGAGAAGAAGGTTTCAAAGAAAGAATTTACAGAAGCATTAATACAATCAATTACTGGAAAAAATTTATGCCCTGATA gAAATCAAGTAACACCTACGGCCGATCATATCCTTGAGATGAGCGGTAAACGGCGAAATTGTGTAGGGTGCTATGAAAAACTGCGGGAAACCATGAAGAGTTCCGAGGTGaaaaggaaagtaaaaaaaattaaaacatactgcAGAATGTGCAAGCAAAATCTTTGTGCGAAATGTTTTAAAGACAGCCattaa